A part of Parvimonas micra genomic DNA contains:
- a CDS encoding sigma factor-like helix-turn-helix DNA-binding protein, protein MAKKEYYLYVKGKAVPVSEEVYKAYWKITEHEKYFQRKDWKHNVISFSAMDHDGHFEDNIIDEKIDLEKIVEVKMQIEELHKALNTLTKEERELMEAIFYREESLRSIGKKEKVSYQSIAKRRDKILEKLREILKDKI, encoded by the coding sequence GTGGCAAAGAAAGAATATTACCTTTATGTGAAAGGAAAAGCCGTACCTGTAAGTGAAGAAGTCTACAAAGCATACTGGAAGATAACAGAGCATGAAAAATATTTTCAAAGAAAAGATTGGAAGCATAATGTTATATCATTTTCAGCAATGGATCATGACGGACACTTTGAAGATAACATCATAGATGAAAAAATAGACTTAGAAAAAATTGTAGAAGTAAAAATGCAAATTGAAGAACTTCATAAAGCATTAAATACTCTTACAAAAGAAGAACGAGAGTTAATGGAAGCCATCTTCTACAGAGAAGAAAGTCTAAGGTCAATCGGTAAAAAAGAAAAAGTAAGTTATCAATCAATCGCTAAAAGGAGGGATAAAATTTTAGAAAAACTAAGAGAGATATTAAAAGATAAAATCTAA
- a CDS encoding transglutaminase-like domain-containing protein: MNQYLKETQMLDFSNPSIQKLIEVKCWKEQNKFDCLKSIYNFVRDDVDFGYNIDDCIPASKVLEDGYGQCNTKGTLFMALLRACEIPCRVHGFTIDKQLQKGAMNGFVYKNAPQNIFHSWVEVYFEDKWYELEAFILDQKYLSKLQKKFASCAGYFCGYGVAVKDFQHPIIDFDRNNTYIQSEGIKQDFGVYDSPDELLKNHHQNLSSIKTFAYRYLGRHLMNRNVKKIRNS, encoded by the coding sequence ATGAATCAATACTTAAAAGAAACCCAAATGCTGGATTTTTCAAATCCGAGTATTCAAAAACTAATAGAGGTTAAGTGTTGGAAAGAACAAAATAAATTTGACTGTCTTAAATCTATTTATAATTTTGTAAGAGATGATGTTGATTTTGGATACAATATTGATGACTGTATTCCTGCGTCCAAAGTTCTTGAAGACGGGTATGGTCAATGTAATACGAAAGGAACTCTATTTATGGCATTACTTCGTGCTTGCGAAATTCCTTGCCGTGTGCATGGATTTACAATAGATAAGCAATTACAAAAGGGAGCGATGAACGGTTTTGTTTATAAAAATGCTCCTCAGAATATATTTCACAGTTGGGTTGAAGTATATTTTGAAGATAAATGGTATGAACTGGAGGCGTTCATACTGGATCAAAAATATTTATCCAAGTTGCAGAAAAAATTTGCAAGCTGTGCAGGTTATTTTTGCGGTTATGGTGTTGCAGTAAAAGATTTTCAGCATCCAATAATTGATTTTGACAGAAACAACACCTATATACAAAGTGAGGGAATTAAGCAGGATTTTGGCGTATATGATTCTCCGGATGAATTATTGAAAAATCATCATCAAAATCTATCGTCAATAAAAACTTTTGCATACAGATATTTAGGACGGCATTTGATGAATCGTAATGTAAAGAAAATAAGAAATTCCTAA
- a CDS encoding DUF3847 domain-containing protein, whose protein sequence is MKKENTLQEVQEQIFELQEERQKCDVKLKKLQNQGKKLEKLANEKERKRRNHRLIQRGLIVERVIENPLMFTNEEMEELLKVATDTEKYRRAYEEIINRKDIEDETDIK, encoded by the coding sequence ATGAAGAAAGAAAACACATTACAGGAAGTACAAGAACAAATTTTTGAACTTCAGGAAGAAAGACAAAAGTGCGATGTAAAGCTGAAAAAATTACAAAATCAAGGTAAGAAATTAGAAAAACTTGCAAACGAAAAGGAACGAAAAAGAAGAAATCATAGGCTCATACAAAGAGGCTTGATAGTAGAAAGAGTGATTGAAAATCCTCTAATGTTTACCAATGAGGAGATGGAAGAACTACTCAAAGTTGCTACAGATACAGAAAAATACAGACGAGCTTATGAAGAAATAATAAATAGGAAAGATATAGAAGATGAAACAGACATCAAGTAA
- the mobQ gene encoding MobQ family relaxase, with amino-acid sequence MAETFHFSISMISRGKSKSAVASAAYISCEKIRNEWDGEVHDYHNKKGLLHSEIFLPENVPIALKDRTTLWNSVELNEKASNAQLARNFIIALPKELSFEENKKLITDFIGKNFVSKGMIADLAIHDESDEENNNIHAHIMTTLRPINEKGEWQAKSKKEYVLDENGEKIKLKSGNYKTRKVELTDWNDKGNAEKWRENFASLCNQYLEKNHQEKRVDHRSYKRQGIEEIPTIHLGASASGLEKKGIETDKGNINREIKKHNFLVKAIKNKIKEITSWIDSLLGNLQAKYDEYKQTKKDELENKAELFNLYEYISIYNEIQGEKTKNLSYYGQIKKGNADLKRFVKAIYYLKDNHLQTIADLQEKVFELAKQSKNISGDIQDKTQRIKDLNQCASCIDSIKENKEVYQEYKSKTILKDSFYNSHKKEIDRYLRARKTIEKFTGTSAIKLSDWQKEISRLKKEIQDLTEDKAKVQDEFKQIDHIKYAVKIVNDEYGIDLSIEVDKAIKRGDKPSVIAQLKKFQEQQEKIDQYKQKVKEKYTEQER; translated from the coding sequence ATGGCAGAAACATTTCACTTTAGTATTTCTATGATAAGCAGAGGTAAGAGTAAATCGGCAGTTGCAAGTGCAGCATATATCTCTTGCGAGAAAATCAGAAATGAATGGGACGGAGAAGTTCACGATTACCATAATAAAAAGGGACTTTTACATTCAGAAATCTTCTTGCCGGAGAATGTCCCCATAGCATTAAAAGATAGAACTACTTTATGGAATAGCGTTGAACTAAATGAGAAAGCAAGCAATGCACAGCTTGCAAGAAACTTCATTATTGCCTTACCGAAAGAATTATCCTTTGAAGAAAACAAGAAACTCATTACCGACTTTATTGGGAAAAATTTTGTGTCAAAAGGAATGATAGCAGACCTTGCAATCCATGATGAAAGTGATGAAGAAAATAATAATATCCATGCTCATATTATGACTACCCTCAGACCAATCAATGAAAAAGGAGAGTGGCAGGCAAAAAGCAAAAAAGAATATGTTCTTGATGAAAACGGAGAAAAGATAAAACTAAAAAGCGGTAACTACAAAACAAGAAAAGTAGAGCTGACGGACTGGAACGATAAAGGCAACGCAGAGAAATGGAGAGAGAATTTTGCGAGTCTTTGTAATCAGTATTTAGAAAAAAATCATCAGGAAAAGAGAGTGGATCATCGTTCCTACAAAAGACAAGGTATAGAAGAAATTCCAACCATTCATTTAGGAGCAAGTGCCAGTGGCTTAGAGAAAAAAGGAATCGAAACCGACAAAGGAAACATCAACCGAGAAATCAAAAAGCATAACTTCTTAGTAAAAGCCATTAAGAACAAGATAAAAGAAATCACCTCTTGGATAGACTCTTTACTTGGAAATCTACAAGCTAAATATGATGAGTATAAACAGACCAAGAAAGATGAACTGGAGAACAAAGCAGAACTCTTTAACCTCTATGAGTATATTTCTATCTACAACGAGATACAGGGAGAAAAAACAAAAAATTTATCCTACTATGGACAGATAAAAAAGGGAAATGCAGACCTAAAGAGATTTGTAAAAGCAATCTACTATTTGAAAGATAATCATCTTCAAACCATAGCAGACCTACAAGAAAAAGTCTTTGAACTGGCAAAGCAAAGTAAAAATATAAGTGGTGATATTCAAGATAAAACACAAAGAATTAAAGACCTAAATCAGTGTGCAAGCTGCATAGACTCTATCAAAGAAAACAAAGAGGTCTATCAGGAATACAAAAGCAAAACCATATTAAAAGACAGCTTTTACAATTCCCATAAAAAAGAAATAGACAGATACCTAAGAGCAAGAAAGACCATAGAAAAATTCACCGGGACATCAGCCATAAAATTAAGTGATTGGCAAAAAGAAATATCAAGGCTTAAAAAAGAGATACAAGACTTAACCGAAGATAAAGCCAAAGTACAAGATGAATTTAAGCAGATAGACCATATCAAATATGCAGTAAAGATAGTCAATGATGAGTATGGAATAGACCTATCCATAGAGGTAGACAAGGCAATTAAGAGAGGAGATAAACCAAGTGTAATTGCACAACTGAAAAAATTCCAAGAGCAACAGGAAAAGATAGACCAGTACAAACAAAAAGTAAAAGAAAAATATACGGAACAAGAAAGATGA
- a CDS encoding phage replisome organizer N-terminal domain-containing protein codes for MADNRRYYWLKLKEDFFTDKRIKRLRKISGGDTYTIIYLKLLLLSLKDSGKLYYDGVETDFIKELALTIDETEDDVMVTVNYLVAQGLMEIITENDEYFLTEIPSLIGSETASTRRSRKSRGQKALQCNTSATSCNLLQQNRNGEIEIEKEIDIELEKEGEKEKISPSLYGEYKNVSLTDEEYGKLKDKMQGHRDKMIEKLSTYMQSTGRNYKDHYATLVHWYEQDKGKLKESSKSKVYTFEDYDKGEHL; via the coding sequence ATGGCAGATAACAGAAGATACTATTGGTTAAAACTGAAAGAAGATTTTTTTACAGATAAGAGAATAAAAAGGCTAAGAAAAATATCAGGAGGAGATACCTATACAATCATCTACCTCAAATTGCTTTTGCTTAGCCTAAAGGATAGTGGGAAACTGTATTATGACGGAGTAGAAACAGACTTTATCAAGGAGCTTGCATTAACGATTGATGAAACGGAAGATGATGTAATGGTTACAGTAAATTATCTTGTAGCACAAGGATTGATGGAGATAATCACAGAAAATGACGAGTATTTTTTAACAGAAATCCCAAGTCTTATAGGTTCAGAAACAGCGTCTACAAGGCGTTCGAGGAAATCAAGAGGACAAAAAGCGTTGCAATGCAACACAAGTGCAACATCTTGCAACCTTTTGCAACAAAACCGCAACGGAGAGATAGAGATAGAGAAAGAGATAGATATAGAGTTAGAGAAAGAGGGGGAGAAAGAAAAAATATCCCCCTCCCTTTATGGAGAATATAAAAATGTTTCCTTAACTGATGAAGAATATGGAAAATTAAAGGATAAAATGCAAGGTCATAGGGATAAAATGATAGAGAAGCTGTCAACCTATATGCAAAGCACAGGAAGAAACTATAAAGACCATTATGCGACCTTAGTTCATTGGTACGAACAAGACAAAGGGAAATTAAAGGAGAGCAGTAAATCAAAAGTATATACCTTTGAAGATTATGACAAGGGTGAACACTTGTAG
- a CDS encoding Fic family protein: MRLENNRAGQLKRIQSDYECFVPHNLKDIKLNLDSEINALINKAYLLLGRLDGMAITLPDIDLFVSMYVQKEAVISSQIEGTQASLVDVLQKDRGSEKIKDTEEIVNYIKATHYAFKRLNELPLCMRLIKETHSVLLSNVRGEEKMPGEFRKSQNWIGHAGSTINNASFIPPSPDEMDICLSDLEKYIHEDSDISNLIKIALIHYQFETIHPFLDGNGRMGRLLIILYLREQGLIEYPVLYLSYFFKKNRNRYYELLNNIRIKGEFEEWIKFFIDGICEISEDAITSIQKIIELKKNDMEKIRQFSSGNISNLLLVYEYLLKHPFVEAEDIKNLVNVSKPTVNKLLDNLMDMEIIELVEDKKRYRQYVYKKYVDILSEGTML; the protein is encoded by the coding sequence TTGAGATTAGAAAACAATAGAGCTGGACAGCTAAAGAGAATACAAAGTGATTACGAATGCTTTGTTCCACATAATTTAAAAGATATAAAATTAAATCTTGATAGTGAAATAAATGCTTTAATCAATAAAGCGTATTTATTACTGGGAAGGTTAGATGGTATGGCAATAACTCTTCCAGATATTGATCTATTTGTGTCTATGTATGTTCAAAAAGAGGCTGTTATAAGTTCTCAAATAGAGGGAACACAAGCTTCTCTTGTTGATGTGCTGCAAAAAGATAGGGGAAGTGAAAAGATAAAGGATACTGAAGAAATTGTAAACTATATCAAAGCAACTCATTACGCATTTAAAAGACTGAATGAATTGCCATTATGTATGAGGCTGATTAAAGAAACCCACTCGGTTCTTTTGTCTAATGTTAGAGGAGAAGAAAAAATGCCGGGTGAATTTAGAAAATCACAAAATTGGATTGGACATGCAGGTTCAACCATAAATAATGCAAGCTTTATTCCGCCTTCACCTGATGAAATGGATATTTGCCTCAGCGATTTAGAAAAATATATACATGAAGATAGTGATATTTCAAACTTAATAAAGATAGCTCTAATTCATTATCAATTTGAAACGATACACCCATTTTTAGATGGTAATGGAAGAATGGGTAGACTACTCATAATATTATATTTAAGAGAGCAAGGCTTGATTGAATACCCTGTTCTTTATCTGAGTTATTTTTTCAAGAAAAATAGAAATAGATATTATGAACTTCTTAATAATATCCGTATTAAGGGGGAATTTGAAGAATGGATTAAATTTTTTATAGATGGAATTTGCGAAATATCTGAGGATGCAATCACTTCAATCCAAAAGATTATTGAGCTTAAGAAGAACGATATGGAGAAAATTCGACAGTTTTCAAGCGGTAATATTTCAAATCTTCTTTTGGTATACGAATATCTATTGAAACACCCTTTTGTAGAAGCGGAGGATATTAAAAATTTAGTGAATGTCAGTAAACCTACTGTCAATAAACTTTTAGATAATTTAATGGATATGGAAATAATAGAGCTTGTAGAAGATAAAAAAAGGTACAGACAATATGTATATAAAAAATATGTAGATATTCTTTCAGAGGGAACAATGCTGTAA
- a CDS encoding transposon-encoded TnpW family protein — MHENRNEHNTGTKTIKKIGKATYEVVVHFNENATETMQDKLKRIMLREMEREKDKKIHKND, encoded by the coding sequence ATGCACGAAAACAGAAATGAACATAATACAGGAACAAAGACCATAAAGAAGATTGGAAAGGCAACTTATGAGGTTGTAGTCCATTTTAATGAGAATGCGACTGAAACTATGCAAGATAAATTAAAAAGGATAATGCTTAGGGAAATGGAGCGAGAAAAAGATAAAAAAATCCATAAAAATGATTAG
- a CDS encoding single-stranded DNA-binding protein encodes MKQEMININANLLAEPTFSSFENEGEKVEVANFTLVKKYGKGKEYINCAAYGEKAEKAKDFEKGDLIHIFGYFKKREKEGKTYKNFVVKSYNKIEKKEENEEE; translated from the coding sequence ATGAAACAAGAAATGATTAACATCAACGCCAACTTATTGGCAGAGCCTACTTTCTCAAGTTTTGAAAATGAAGGAGAGAAAGTGGAAGTTGCAAACTTCACGCTTGTAAAAAAGTACGGAAAGGGAAAGGAGTACATCAACTGTGCAGCCTATGGAGAAAAAGCTGAGAAAGCAAAGGACTTTGAAAAAGGCGATTTAATTCATATCTTTGGTTACTTTAAGAAGCGTGAAAAAGAGGGAAAGACTTACAAAAACTTTGTAGTGAAGTCATATAACAAGATTGAAAAGAAAGAAGAAAACGAGGAGGAATAA
- a CDS encoding Maff2 family mobile element protein produces MAFFTQAVNVLKILVMAVGAGLGAWGVINLMEGYGNDNPGAKSQGIKQLMAGGGIVLIGLKLIPLLANVLN; encoded by the coding sequence ATGGCATTTTTTACACAGGCAGTTAATGTATTAAAGATTTTGGTTATGGCAGTAGGTGCAGGACTTGGAGCATGGGGCGTTATCAACCTGATGGAAGGATATGGTAATGACAATCCCGGTGCTAAGAGCCAAGGTATTAAGCAGCTTATGGCTGGAGGAGGTATCGTTCTTATCGGACTTAAGCTCATTCCACTACTTGCCAATGTACTCAATTAA
- a CDS encoding VirB6/TrbL-like conjugal transfer protein, CD1112 family yields the protein MFGIFDKIEEFFKELLLGGIQANLESMFLDINDKVGAVATDVGKTPMGWNGDVFAFIKSINDSVIIPIAGLIITAVLCIELINMVMQKNNMHDTDTFEFFKYIIKMWIAVWLVSHAFEFSMAVFDVAQHMVNKAAGVINTSATVSGDQIVAMMDTLKEKGLGELVMILFETSLIKVAIQVISVVIMLVVYGRMFEIYVYSSVSAIPFATMGNKEWGQIGTNYIKGLFALGLQGLFLMVCLGIYAVLVKTIKITDIHTSTMTILGYAVLLGLMMLKSGTLAKSVLNAH from the coding sequence ATGTTTGGAATATTCGACAAGATAGAAGAATTCTTTAAGGAGCTTCTACTGGGCGGTATCCAAGCAAACTTAGAGTCCATGTTTCTTGACATCAACGACAAAGTTGGTGCGGTTGCAACAGATGTAGGTAAAACGCCTATGGGGTGGAACGGAGATGTATTTGCCTTTATCAAAAGCATTAACGATTCCGTTATCATTCCAATAGCGGGACTAATCATCACAGCAGTTCTTTGTATCGAGCTTATCAATATGGTAATGCAAAAGAACAATATGCACGATACAGATACCTTTGAATTTTTCAAGTACATCATCAAGATGTGGATTGCTGTATGGTTAGTATCCCATGCCTTTGAGTTTTCAATGGCAGTTTTTGATGTGGCACAGCACATGGTAAATAAGGCGGCAGGGGTGATAAATACCTCTGCCACCGTTTCCGGAGATCAGATAGTGGCAATGATGGATACCCTAAAAGAAAAGGGACTTGGAGAACTTGTTATGATTCTCTTTGAAACCTCACTCATCAAGGTTGCTATACAGGTAATATCCGTTGTGATTATGCTTGTAGTTTACGGAAGAATGTTTGAGATTTATGTTTACTCATCGGTTTCAGCTATTCCTTTTGCCACAATGGGAAACAAAGAGTGGGGACAGATTGGTACAAACTACATCAAAGGACTATTTGCACTTGGACTACAAGGACTCTTTTTAATGGTTTGTCTTGGAATTTACGCAGTTTTAGTTAAGACGATTAAGATAACAGATATACACACAAGTACCATGACGATACTTGGCTATGCGGTTTTGCTGGGGTTAATGATGCTAAAGAGCGGAACACTGGCCAAAAGCGTATTAAATGCACACTAA
- a CDS encoding conjugal transfer protein produces the protein MAVIDRIRLHNKVEELEERTQDIGCCHNDFCLMQQRYNKNTDEQLAIIQDEIGSVYEHFEELSKGKEDGR, from the coding sequence ATGGCGGTAATTGATAGAATCAGACTTCATAACAAGGTAGAAGAATTGGAAGAAAGGACACAGGACATTGGTTGCTGCCATAATGATTTTTGCTTAATGCAGCAAAGATATAACAAGAATACAGATGAACAACTTGCAATTATTCAGGATGAAATCGGATCTGTATATGAACACTTTGAGGAGCTGTCAAAGGGTAAAGAAGATGGGAGGTAA
- a CDS encoding PrgI family protein: protein MAYVPIPKDLNRVKTKVAFNLTKRQLIGFTLAGLVGIPVYLFMRKFVPNDIAVIFLIVSTLPIFFITLFEKDGLTFEKYFKHIYLHKFYQPKKRVRKEVYLEQEKKNSANKTHAKRKGIEKSKARLKEK, encoded by the coding sequence ATGGCATATGTACCAATCCCTAAAGACTTAAATAGGGTAAAGACAAAGGTTGCTTTTAACCTAACGAAAAGGCAGCTCATAGGCTTCACACTTGCAGGACTGGTTGGAATACCAGTCTATTTATTTATGAGGAAGTTTGTGCCAAATGACATAGCTGTCATATTCCTTATCGTGTCCACGCTTCCTATCTTTTTCATCACACTATTTGAAAAGGACGGACTGACCTTTGAGAAATATTTTAAGCACATCTACCTTCATAAGTTTTATCAGCCAAAAAAGAGAGTGAGAAAGGAGGTTTACCTTGAACAAGAAAAGAAAAATTCAGCAAATAAAACTCATGCAAAACGAAAAGGTATTGAGAAGTCAAAAGCGAGACTTAAAGAAAAGTAA